The Ictalurus punctatus breed USDA103 chromosome 9, Coco_2.0, whole genome shotgun sequence genome contains a region encoding:
- the slc16a9a gene encoding monocarboxylate transporter 9a, translating into MAVVMRDRSQDVSWSIVFVSFMAQLLAYGSPHAVGVLYPKWLSTFKKGKSTTAWVGSTVLGVGLITSPLCSACVHNFGARPVTIFSGVMVAGGLMLSAFASNIIFLIFSYGILVGLGCGLVYAATLTITCQYFDKRRGLALGIITTGTSVGGFMYASIQNKLIEQYGLDGCLLIVGALALNLIPCAGPMRPLKCPGYYIKQKAALKCTDVPLYDKELETEPSVEHRTLVYIVKKHLKPHAQYMYDMRECLREPLFVALCVSIFLYSLGVIPPILFIEDMAQSEGLLEHVTPIPLISIASAATGVGKLVLGILADVRWVNSLHLYAMTVAAMGVALLLVPMWKSYAGLQVLSAAIGFFSGNWSITSYITTRLVGIERLGQAHGILMCFGGFGIILGPPVVGSFIDWTQSYDLVFYFTGCCLVVSGTVPFITALLCRSKFVDLVNKEKNVLGDLDRDLGPEPQNPSECNRLPSVA; encoded by the exons ATGGCTGTTGTGATGAGGGATCGCTCTCAGGATGTTTCCTGGTCCATCGTCTTCGTCTCCTTCATGGCTCAGCTGCTGGCGTACGGCTCTCCCCATGCGGTGGGCGTTCTTTACCCCAAGTGGCTCAGCACCTTCAAGAAGGGCAAGAGCACCACCGCCTGGGTTGGATCTACTGTCCTGGGGGTGGGGCTCATCACCA GCCCGCTGTGTAGTGCGTGCGTCCATAATTTTGGCGCCCGACCCGTGACCATCTTCAGCGGCGTAATGGTGGCAGGAGGTTTAATGCTTAGTGCCTTCGCTTCCAACATCATCTTCCTCATCTTCAGCTACGGAATCCTTGTTG GTCTGGGTTGTGGGCTCGTCTATGCAGCCACACTGACTATCACCTGTCAGTATTTTGATAAGAGGCGTGGTCTTGCCCTGGGTATCATTACCACAG GAACCAGCGTGGGCGGTTTTATGTACGCCTCTATACAGAACAAGCTGATTGAGCAGTATGGATTGGATGGGTGTCTACTCATTGTTGGAGCTCTGGCACTAAACCTGATTCCATGTGCTGGACCCATGCGACCCTTGAAATGTCCTGGCTACTACATCAAACAGAAGGCTGCTCTGAAGTGTACAGACGTGCCTCTCTATGACAAAGAACTTGAGACGGAGCCATCAGTGGAACATCGGACGCTGGTATACATCGTCAAAAAGCACCTCAAGCCACACGCCCAATACATGTATGACATGCGTGAGTGCTTGCGGGAGCCCTTGTTTGTGGCACTCTGCGTCTCCATCTTCCTGTACAGCCTGGGTGTAATCCCACCCATACTCTTCATTGAGGACATGGCTCAGAGCGAGGGCCTCCTCGAACATGTTACACCCATTCCTCTCATCTCAATCGCATCTGCTGCAACGGGAGTGGGCAAGCTGGTACTGGGCATCTTGGCAGACGTACGCTGGGTGAACAGCTTGCACCTTTATGCCATGACAGTGGCTGCAATGGGTGTCGCTCTGCTATTGGTGCCTATGTGGAAGAGTTATGCTGGGCTTCAGGTACTCTCAGCTGCCATTGGCTTCTTCTCAGGCAACTGGTCAATTACATCCTACATAACCACGCGCCTTGTGGGCATCGAGCGCCTTGGCCAGGCACACGGGATCCTCATGTGCTTCGGCGGCTTTGGGATCATTCTGGGACCTCCTGTCGTAG GGTCATTCATTGATTGGACACAGTCGTATGACCTGGTGTTCTACTTCACTGGGTGCTGTTTGGTCGTGAGCGGCACTGTTCCCTTCATAACAGCCTTGCTCTGTAGGAGCAAGTTTGTTGATCTAGTCAACAAAGAGAAGAATGTTTTGGGTGACCTTGACCGTGACCTTGGTCCGGAACCCCAAAACCCCTCTGAATGTAACAGACTGCCTTCTGTGGCCTAA
- the LOC108270362 gene encoding protein FAM13A isoform X2, which produces MGTSASISLCRGPASVKVLKRCTRVEPELQTQHPDTRVVFGVSLQRLRDAGRLQRGVPLVLKNMVEFLEKYGLQQSGVFRVCGSVPRCRTLRMCLDRGECVDLESVDVPTVAALLKLYLRELPSGLIPHTHCTRMQQALMESKDGTELVEALKEVLHRLPDDNYNILSYLLHFLSRVAAHSQWNHMTSENLATVFGPCIFRVPEGPRMLEEQTVCNTLTLHLLEKHTRLIPDTHTGYTAHTHSHNSSHTHTTHTAHTTYTAHTTPTAHTAHTTHTTHTAPTAHTAHTAHTAHTAHTTPTAHTTPTAHTTHTAHTTHTAHTTHTAHTTHTAPTTHTAHTTHTAHTAHTTPTAHTTHTAPTTHTAHTTHTAHTTHTAPTTHTAPTTHTAHTTHTAPTTHTAPSRKSMLSPPHLNDVSQLQQEQSCTSEKVCDVDVGVAKEINALPPPAADTRPHSRRFTSNPDVLDTDERRGSVETGTEAENKENAGHPEHHPEQELYLIKEDQSCLTRSHMRLAPERPTPDGDTHSDTSDETRLDARHQRHQTRDTHSQKDTQSNTSRTHSPSGDTQTESQSSRSEPGSTHTHTEARISESKHVPSDYSCTHTQSPDTHTTRLTEEDFDSASRNYVRAPPNSPVHRPIPSQAQTLSSGQDSASCAKSSQLPVIEDGAKSTHGMSTSQLRQRIQKLKRVIRSFEESFQNIHNYKADLDGKTTRPEESELMTDLGESRKRLKEPRSRRRAHASETSETQKLGACPRTPDVEDTANTLTRRLKEKRLELNLPERIQDMSHAQLALEKTTLQKCLLYYESLHGRPSSKDERCVVRELYDRYHLVKQAFYSANTQTSTARGLEERVDVNLVPLEEDSNPVFVTQMVTQATACTNDTHLVNRVELWRQLKQTRMEKRQLRTLLKEYEKNFLIKNGRRAQREDRLVMAEEYDRYNVLKDRLRLLKGMLGKTPHNLKAARVRIAI; this is translated from the exons ATGGGAACAAGCGCCTCCATATCACTGTGT CGAGGTCCGGCGTCGGTGAAGGTGCTGAAGCGGTGCACTCGTGTGGAACCCGAGCTGCAGACGCAGCACCCGGACACTCGGGTTGTATTCGGAGTGTCTCTGCAGCGTCTGAGAGACGCCGGGCGGCTACAGCGTGGAGTCCCTCTGGTGCTCAAGAACATGGTGGAGTTTTTGGAGAAATATG gtcTGCAGCAGAGTGGTGTGTTCAGGGTGTGTGGCTCTGTGCCACGCTGCAGGACGTTGCGTATGTGTCTGGACCGCGGTGAGTGTGTGGATCTAGAGAGCGTGGACGTGCCAACGGTTGCCGCTTTGCTCAAGCTGTATCTCCGAGAACTGCCGAGTGGTctcataccacacacacactgcacacgcATGCAGCAGGCACTCATGG AATCCAAAGATGGAACAGAGCTGGTTGAGGCACTGAAGGAAGTCCTGCATCGTCTCCCTGACGACAATTACAACATCCTGTCTTACCTTCTTCACTTCCTGTCTCGAGTCGCTGCCCACAGTCAGTGGAATCACATGACCTCGGAGAACCTGGCCACAGTGTTCGGGCCGTGCATTTTCCG CGTGCCCGAGGGCCCGAGGATGCTGGAGGAGCAGACCGTGTGCAACACCCTTACACTGCATCTGCTGGAGAAACACACACGTCTGatcccagacacacacaccggcTACACAGCTCACACGCATTCGCACAACAGCagccatacacacaccacacacactgcacatacCACATACACTGCACACACCACACCCACCGCACACAccgcacacaccacacacaccacacacaccgcACCCACcgcacacactgcacacactgcacacaccgcacacactgcacacaccaCACCCACCGCACACACCACACCCAccgcacacaccacacacactgcacataccacacacactgcacataccacacacactgcacacaccacacacactgcacccaccacacacactgcacacaccacacacactgcacacactgcacataCCACACCCActgcacacaccacacacactgcacccaccacacacactgcacacaccacacacactgcacacaccacacacactgcacccaccacacacactgcacccaccacacacactgcacacaccacacacactgcacccaccacacacactgcacccAGCAGGAAATCCATGTTGTCTCCCCCTCATCTTAATGACGTATCACAACTTCAGCAG GAGCAGTCTTGTACCTCAGAGAAGGTATGTGATGTTGATGTGGGTGTGGCTAAAGAAATAAATGCCCTCCCACCACCCGCAGCAGATACACGCCCACACTCCAGAAG GTTCACCTCAAACCCGGACGTGTTGGACACGGACGAGAGGAGAGGAAGTGTAGAGACCGGGACTGAGGCAGAGAACAAGGAGAACGCAGGACATCCAGAGCATCATCCTGAACAGGA atTATACCTAATCAAGGAAGATCAGTCCTGCCTCACACGCTCCCACATG AGGCTTGCTCCAGAGCGCCCCACTCCAGACGGCGACACACACTCCGATACCAGCGACGAGACGCGGCTCGACGCCAGACATCAGAGACACCAGACCAGAGACACGCACAGCCAGAAGGACACGCAGTCTAACACGAGCCGCACACACTCTCCGAGCGGCGATACACAAACCGAGAGCCAAAGCTCACGCTCTGAGCCtgggagcacacacacacacaccgaggcCAGGATCTCAGAGAGCAAACACGTACCCTCAGATTAtagctgcacacacactcagagccctgacacacacactacaagGCTGACGGAGGAGGACTTCGACTCAGCGTCTAGAAACTACGTCAGAG CCCCTCCCAATTCCCCTGTTCACCGTCCAATCCCAAGCCAGGCTCAGACTCTAAGCAGTGGACAAGACTCCGCCTCCTGTGCAAAATCCAGCCAATTACCTGTCAT aGAGGATGGTGCAAAAAGTACCCATGGGATGTCAACCTCTCAGTTGCGTCAGCGTATTCAGAAGCTCAAGCGAGTAATCAGGAGCTTTGAGGAATCCTTCCAGAATATCCACAACTacaag GCCGATCTCGACGGTAAAACGACTCGTCCCGAAGAGTCCGAGCTCATGACGGACCTCGGCGAGTCACGCAAGCGGCTGAAAG AGCCGCGCTCAAGACGGCGTGCGCACGCTTCGGAAACGTCCGAAACTCAGAAACTCGGTGCGTGTCCACGCACACCAGACGTGGAGGACACGGCGAACACGTTAACTCGGCGTCTTAAAGAGAAACGACTGGAACTGAACCTGCCAGAACGCATACAG GACATGTCTCACGCTCAGTTGGCTCTGGAGAAGACGACACTACAGAAGTGTCTTCTTTACTACGAGAGTCTTCACGGCCGGCCG AGTTCTAAAGACGAGAGGTGTGTAGTGAGAGAGCTGTATGACCGCTACCATCTGGTGAAGCAGGCCTTCTACAGCGCAAACACACAGACCAGTACCGCT AGAGGCTTAGAAGAGCGTGTCGATGTGAATCTTGTGCCATTAGAAGAGGACTCTAATCCCGTCTTCGTCACCCAGATGGTCACGCAAGCAACAGCGTGCACAAACGATACACACTTGGTTAACAG ggtggAGCTGTGGAGGCAGCTGAAACAGACAAGGATGGAGAAACGGCAACTGAGAACACTTCTCAAAGAGTACGAGAAGAACTTTCTCATAAAGAATGGCAG gcGTGCACAGAGAGAGGACCGTCTGGTCATGGCGGAGGAATACGACCGCTACAACGTTCTGAAGGACAGACTGAGGCTGCTGAAAGGGATGCTGGGAAAAACACCACACAACCTCAAAGCAGCCAGAGTTAGAATCGcaatctga
- the LOC108270362 gene encoding protein FAM13A isoform X1, whose amino-acid sequence MGTSASISLCRGPASVKVLKRCTRVEPELQTQHPDTRVVFGVSLQRLRDAGRLQRGVPLVLKNMVEFLEKYGLQQSGVFRVCGSVPRCRTLRMCLDRGECVDLESVDVPTVAALLKLYLRELPSGLIPHTHCTRMQQALMESKDGTELVEALKEVLHRLPDDNYNILSYLLHFLSRVAAHSQWNHMTSENLATVFGPCIFRVPEGPRMLEEQTVCNTLTLHLLEKHTRLIPDTHTGYTAHTHSHNSSHTHTTHTAHTTYTAHTTPTAHTAHTTHTTHTAPTAHTAHTAHTAHTAHTTPTAHTTPTAHTTHTAHTTHTAHTTHTAHTTHTAPTTHTAHTTHTAHTAHTTPTAHTTHTAPTTHTAHTTHTAHTTHTAPTTHTAPTTHTAHTTHTAPTTHTAPSRKSMLSPPHLNDVSQLQQEQSCTSEKVCDVDVGVAKEINALPPPAADTRPHSRRFTSNPDVLDTDERRGSVETGTEAENKENAGHPEHHPEQELYLIKEDQSCLTRSHMRLAPERPTPDGDTHSDTSDETRLDARHQRHQTRDTHSQKDTQSNTSRTHSPSGDTQTESQSSRSEPGSTHTHTEARISESKHVPSDYSCTHTQSPDTHTTRLTEEDFDSASRNYVRAPPNSPVHRPIPSQAQTLSSGQDSASCAKSSQLPVIREDGAKSTHGMSTSQLRQRIQKLKRVIRSFEESFQNIHNYKADLDGKTTRPEESELMTDLGESRKRLKEPRSRRRAHASETSETQKLGACPRTPDVEDTANTLTRRLKEKRLELNLPERIQDMSHAQLALEKTTLQKCLLYYESLHGRPSSKDERCVVRELYDRYHLVKQAFYSANTQTSTARGLEERVDVNLVPLEEDSNPVFVTQMVTQATACTNDTHLVNRVELWRQLKQTRMEKRQLRTLLKEYEKNFLIKNGRRAQREDRLVMAEEYDRYNVLKDRLRLLKGMLGKTPHNLKAARVRIAI is encoded by the exons ATGGGAACAAGCGCCTCCATATCACTGTGT CGAGGTCCGGCGTCGGTGAAGGTGCTGAAGCGGTGCACTCGTGTGGAACCCGAGCTGCAGACGCAGCACCCGGACACTCGGGTTGTATTCGGAGTGTCTCTGCAGCGTCTGAGAGACGCCGGGCGGCTACAGCGTGGAGTCCCTCTGGTGCTCAAGAACATGGTGGAGTTTTTGGAGAAATATG gtcTGCAGCAGAGTGGTGTGTTCAGGGTGTGTGGCTCTGTGCCACGCTGCAGGACGTTGCGTATGTGTCTGGACCGCGGTGAGTGTGTGGATCTAGAGAGCGTGGACGTGCCAACGGTTGCCGCTTTGCTCAAGCTGTATCTCCGAGAACTGCCGAGTGGTctcataccacacacacactgcacacgcATGCAGCAGGCACTCATGG AATCCAAAGATGGAACAGAGCTGGTTGAGGCACTGAAGGAAGTCCTGCATCGTCTCCCTGACGACAATTACAACATCCTGTCTTACCTTCTTCACTTCCTGTCTCGAGTCGCTGCCCACAGTCAGTGGAATCACATGACCTCGGAGAACCTGGCCACAGTGTTCGGGCCGTGCATTTTCCG CGTGCCCGAGGGCCCGAGGATGCTGGAGGAGCAGACCGTGTGCAACACCCTTACACTGCATCTGCTGGAGAAACACACACGTCTGatcccagacacacacaccggcTACACAGCTCACACGCATTCGCACAACAGCagccatacacacaccacacacactgcacatacCACATACACTGCACACACCACACCCACCGCACACAccgcacacaccacacacaccacacacaccgcACCCACcgcacacactgcacacactgcacacaccgcacacactgcacacaccaCACCCACCGCACACACCACACCCAccgcacacaccacacacactgcacataccacacacactgcacataccacacacactgcacacaccacacacactgcacccaccacacacactgcacacaccacacacactgcacacactgcacataCCACACCCActgcacacaccacacacactgcacccaccacacacactgcacacaccacacacactgcacacaccacacacactgcacccaccacacacactgcacccaccacacacactgcacacaccacacacactgcacccaccacacacactgcacccAGCAGGAAATCCATGTTGTCTCCCCCTCATCTTAATGACGTATCACAACTTCAGCAG GAGCAGTCTTGTACCTCAGAGAAGGTATGTGATGTTGATGTGGGTGTGGCTAAAGAAATAAATGCCCTCCCACCACCCGCAGCAGATACACGCCCACACTCCAGAAG GTTCACCTCAAACCCGGACGTGTTGGACACGGACGAGAGGAGAGGAAGTGTAGAGACCGGGACTGAGGCAGAGAACAAGGAGAACGCAGGACATCCAGAGCATCATCCTGAACAGGA atTATACCTAATCAAGGAAGATCAGTCCTGCCTCACACGCTCCCACATG AGGCTTGCTCCAGAGCGCCCCACTCCAGACGGCGACACACACTCCGATACCAGCGACGAGACGCGGCTCGACGCCAGACATCAGAGACACCAGACCAGAGACACGCACAGCCAGAAGGACACGCAGTCTAACACGAGCCGCACACACTCTCCGAGCGGCGATACACAAACCGAGAGCCAAAGCTCACGCTCTGAGCCtgggagcacacacacacacaccgaggcCAGGATCTCAGAGAGCAAACACGTACCCTCAGATTAtagctgcacacacactcagagccctgacacacacactacaagGCTGACGGAGGAGGACTTCGACTCAGCGTCTAGAAACTACGTCAGAG CCCCTCCCAATTCCCCTGTTCACCGTCCAATCCCAAGCCAGGCTCAGACTCTAAGCAGTGGACAAGACTCCGCCTCCTGTGCAAAATCCAGCCAATTACCTGTCAT cagaGAGGATGGTGCAAAAAGTACCCATGGGATGTCAACCTCTCAGTTGCGTCAGCGTATTCAGAAGCTCAAGCGAGTAATCAGGAGCTTTGAGGAATCCTTCCAGAATATCCACAACTacaag GCCGATCTCGACGGTAAAACGACTCGTCCCGAAGAGTCCGAGCTCATGACGGACCTCGGCGAGTCACGCAAGCGGCTGAAAG AGCCGCGCTCAAGACGGCGTGCGCACGCTTCGGAAACGTCCGAAACTCAGAAACTCGGTGCGTGTCCACGCACACCAGACGTGGAGGACACGGCGAACACGTTAACTCGGCGTCTTAAAGAGAAACGACTGGAACTGAACCTGCCAGAACGCATACAG GACATGTCTCACGCTCAGTTGGCTCTGGAGAAGACGACACTACAGAAGTGTCTTCTTTACTACGAGAGTCTTCACGGCCGGCCG AGTTCTAAAGACGAGAGGTGTGTAGTGAGAGAGCTGTATGACCGCTACCATCTGGTGAAGCAGGCCTTCTACAGCGCAAACACACAGACCAGTACCGCT AGAGGCTTAGAAGAGCGTGTCGATGTGAATCTTGTGCCATTAGAAGAGGACTCTAATCCCGTCTTCGTCACCCAGATGGTCACGCAAGCAACAGCGTGCACAAACGATACACACTTGGTTAACAG ggtggAGCTGTGGAGGCAGCTGAAACAGACAAGGATGGAGAAACGGCAACTGAGAACACTTCTCAAAGAGTACGAGAAGAACTTTCTCATAAAGAATGGCAG gcGTGCACAGAGAGAGGACCGTCTGGTCATGGCGGAGGAATACGACCGCTACAACGTTCTGAAGGACAGACTGAGGCTGCTGAAAGGGATGCTGGGAAAAACACCACACAACCTCAAAGCAGCCAGAGTTAGAATCGcaatctga
- the LOC108270362 gene encoding protein FAM13A isoform X3: protein MGTSASISLCRGPASVKVLKRCTRVEPELQTQHPDTRVVFGVSLQRLRDAGRLQRGVPLVLKNMVEFLEKYGLQQSGVFRVCGSVPRCRTLRMCLDRGECVDLESVDVPTVAALLKLYLRELPSGLIPHTHCTRMQQALMESKDGTELVEALKEVLHRLPDDNYNILSYLLHFLSRVAAHSQWNHMTSENLATVFGPCIFRVPEGPRMLEEQTVCNTLTLHLLEKHTRLIPDTHTGYTAHTHSHNSSHTHTTHTAHTTYTAHTTPTAHTAHTTHTTHTAPTAHTAHTAHTAHTAHTTPTAHTTPTAHTTHTAHTTHTAHTTHTAHTTHTAPTTHTAHTTHTAHTAHTTPTAHTTHTAPTTHTAHTTHTAHTTHTAPTTHTAPTTHTAHTTHTAPTTHTAPSRKSMLSPPHLNDVSQLQQEQSCTSEKVCDVDVGVAKEINALPPPAADTRPHSRRFTSNPDVLDTDERRGSVETGTEAENKENAGHPEHHPEQELYLIKEDQSCLTRSHMRLAPERPTPDGDTHSDTSDETRLDARHQRHQTRDTHSQKDTQSNTSRTHSPSGDTQTESQSSRSEPGSTHTHTEARISESKHVPSDYSCTHTQSPDTHTTRLTEEDFDSASRNYVRAPPNSPVHRPIPSQAQTLSSGQDSASCAKSSQLPVIREDGAKSTHGMSTSQLRQRIQKLKRVIRSFEESFQNIHNYKADLDGKTTRPEESELMTDLGESRKRLKEPRSRRRAHASETSETQKLGACPRTPDVEDTANTLTRRLKEKRLELNLPERIQDMSHAQLALEKTTLQKCLLYYESLHGRPSSKDERCVVRELYDRYHLVKQAFYSANTQTSTARGLEERVDVNLVPLEEDSNPVFVTQMVTQATACTNDTHLVNRVELWRQLKQTRMEKRQLRTLLKEYEKNFLIKNGSSGPSWR from the exons ATGGGAACAAGCGCCTCCATATCACTGTGT CGAGGTCCGGCGTCGGTGAAGGTGCTGAAGCGGTGCACTCGTGTGGAACCCGAGCTGCAGACGCAGCACCCGGACACTCGGGTTGTATTCGGAGTGTCTCTGCAGCGTCTGAGAGACGCCGGGCGGCTACAGCGTGGAGTCCCTCTGGTGCTCAAGAACATGGTGGAGTTTTTGGAGAAATATG gtcTGCAGCAGAGTGGTGTGTTCAGGGTGTGTGGCTCTGTGCCACGCTGCAGGACGTTGCGTATGTGTCTGGACCGCGGTGAGTGTGTGGATCTAGAGAGCGTGGACGTGCCAACGGTTGCCGCTTTGCTCAAGCTGTATCTCCGAGAACTGCCGAGTGGTctcataccacacacacactgcacacgcATGCAGCAGGCACTCATGG AATCCAAAGATGGAACAGAGCTGGTTGAGGCACTGAAGGAAGTCCTGCATCGTCTCCCTGACGACAATTACAACATCCTGTCTTACCTTCTTCACTTCCTGTCTCGAGTCGCTGCCCACAGTCAGTGGAATCACATGACCTCGGAGAACCTGGCCACAGTGTTCGGGCCGTGCATTTTCCG CGTGCCCGAGGGCCCGAGGATGCTGGAGGAGCAGACCGTGTGCAACACCCTTACACTGCATCTGCTGGAGAAACACACACGTCTGatcccagacacacacaccggcTACACAGCTCACACGCATTCGCACAACAGCagccatacacacaccacacacactgcacatacCACATACACTGCACACACCACACCCACCGCACACAccgcacacaccacacacaccacacacaccgcACCCACcgcacacactgcacacactgcacacaccgcacacactgcacacaccaCACCCACCGCACACACCACACCCAccgcacacaccacacacactgcacataccacacacactgcacataccacacacactgcacacaccacacacactgcacccaccacacacactgcacacaccacacacactgcacacactgcacataCCACACCCActgcacacaccacacacactgcacccaccacacacactgcacacaccacacacactgcacacaccacacacactgcacccaccacacacactgcacccaccacacacactgcacacaccacacacactgcacccaccacacacactgcacccAGCAGGAAATCCATGTTGTCTCCCCCTCATCTTAATGACGTATCACAACTTCAGCAG GAGCAGTCTTGTACCTCAGAGAAGGTATGTGATGTTGATGTGGGTGTGGCTAAAGAAATAAATGCCCTCCCACCACCCGCAGCAGATACACGCCCACACTCCAGAAG GTTCACCTCAAACCCGGACGTGTTGGACACGGACGAGAGGAGAGGAAGTGTAGAGACCGGGACTGAGGCAGAGAACAAGGAGAACGCAGGACATCCAGAGCATCATCCTGAACAGGA atTATACCTAATCAAGGAAGATCAGTCCTGCCTCACACGCTCCCACATG AGGCTTGCTCCAGAGCGCCCCACTCCAGACGGCGACACACACTCCGATACCAGCGACGAGACGCGGCTCGACGCCAGACATCAGAGACACCAGACCAGAGACACGCACAGCCAGAAGGACACGCAGTCTAACACGAGCCGCACACACTCTCCGAGCGGCGATACACAAACCGAGAGCCAAAGCTCACGCTCTGAGCCtgggagcacacacacacacaccgaggcCAGGATCTCAGAGAGCAAACACGTACCCTCAGATTAtagctgcacacacactcagagccctgacacacacactacaagGCTGACGGAGGAGGACTTCGACTCAGCGTCTAGAAACTACGTCAGAG CCCCTCCCAATTCCCCTGTTCACCGTCCAATCCCAAGCCAGGCTCAGACTCTAAGCAGTGGACAAGACTCCGCCTCCTGTGCAAAATCCAGCCAATTACCTGTCAT cagaGAGGATGGTGCAAAAAGTACCCATGGGATGTCAACCTCTCAGTTGCGTCAGCGTATTCAGAAGCTCAAGCGAGTAATCAGGAGCTTTGAGGAATCCTTCCAGAATATCCACAACTacaag GCCGATCTCGACGGTAAAACGACTCGTCCCGAAGAGTCCGAGCTCATGACGGACCTCGGCGAGTCACGCAAGCGGCTGAAAG AGCCGCGCTCAAGACGGCGTGCGCACGCTTCGGAAACGTCCGAAACTCAGAAACTCGGTGCGTGTCCACGCACACCAGACGTGGAGGACACGGCGAACACGTTAACTCGGCGTCTTAAAGAGAAACGACTGGAACTGAACCTGCCAGAACGCATACAG GACATGTCTCACGCTCAGTTGGCTCTGGAGAAGACGACACTACAGAAGTGTCTTCTTTACTACGAGAGTCTTCACGGCCGGCCG AGTTCTAAAGACGAGAGGTGTGTAGTGAGAGAGCTGTATGACCGCTACCATCTGGTGAAGCAGGCCTTCTACAGCGCAAACACACAGACCAGTACCGCT AGAGGCTTAGAAGAGCGTGTCGATGTGAATCTTGTGCCATTAGAAGAGGACTCTAATCCCGTCTTCGTCACCCAGATGGTCACGCAAGCAACAGCGTGCACAAACGATACACACTTGGTTAACAG ggtggAGCTGTGGAGGCAGCTGAAACAGACAAGGATGGAGAAACGGCAACTGAGAACACTTCTCAAAGAGTACGAGAAGAACTTTCTCATAAAGAATGGCAG